One bacterium genomic region harbors:
- a CDS encoding transposase, with product MTLHSDQKRTSYPTDINDATWQRIEPLIPVARSNKVVGGRARSTDIREVVNALVYREHVQCPWRLLPHDFPHWQVVRHYYTAWEHMGRWQRILKTLTRPGTTP from the coding sequence ATGACTTTGCACAGCGATCAGAAACGTACCTCATATCCCACCGACATCAACGATGCAACATGGCAGCGCATTGAGCCGCTCATCCCTGTTGCTCGCAGCAATAAAGTTGTTGGCGGCCGCGCTCGCAGCACAGACATACGAGAAGTTGTCAACGCGCTTGTTTACCGTGAACATGTGCAGTGCCCGTGGCGATTACTCCCACATGATTTTCCGCATTGGCAGGTCGTTCGGCATTACTATACGGCATGGGAGCATATGGGGAGGTGGCAGCGGATTTTGAAAACACTCACACGTCCCGGCACTACCCCGTAG